A region from the Cystobacter ferrugineus genome encodes:
- a CDS encoding family 43 glycosylhydrolase — protein MLALMTFTACPSEPTPPTPPDPPGSEPQPPPAPTPVSRVFTNPLRASIPGGGFVETCADPTIIRGQGSDTSWYILCTSDPLNEQDRDSSGRYKHHLLPVLKSQDLVNWAYVGDALPKPPDWAKPGAGIWAPEIAWFNDKYYLYFTVTDTQEGGSAIGVATSDSPAGPWTISNKPVVEPHENVCCGNSRRHVYDPEVLVTQGGARYIYYGSYYGGISVRELSEDGLTSDPYTQVEVAIPNRYEAPNVIQHGEYYYLLASAAECCRGALTGYSVFAGRSKQPHGPFVDREGVRLTYNRVGGTPVLGANGNRWVGVGHNSVFTDTGGQDWIVYHGIDRNNPYVSSTPGGGELLNKRPVLMDALDWVDGWPVARGGQGPSDSAQPAPAAQANEKSRYEVVLAKQDLPGAELTAFSDEFNGSSLEPKWSWTRPPLMSDYGVEAGQFRFNTRNKDIYQGDNAAAVLWQPAPTGNFLVETKMSLNVPPVSCCHNFVQAGLLLQKDDDNYVRLTHVSYYETRQIAFSKEVSLEQVPAGAPLFGDTYGGPADETVWMRIARRVQGNEELYTAYSSRDGTTWTRTATWTHALGAAPRLGLLSIGGEGFVATFDYVRVYELKE, from the coding sequence GTGCTCGCATTGATGACCTTCACGGCCTGTCCGAGCGAGCCGACACCCCCGACGCCCCCGGATCCTCCGGGTTCCGAGCCCCAGCCGCCTCCAGCGCCCACGCCCGTGAGCCGCGTCTTCACCAATCCCTTGCGGGCCTCCATTCCGGGCGGAGGCTTCGTGGAGACCTGCGCGGACCCGACTATCATCCGCGGCCAGGGCAGCGATACGTCTTGGTACATCCTGTGTACCTCGGACCCCCTGAACGAGCAGGACCGGGACAGCTCGGGCCGCTACAAACACCACCTGCTGCCCGTCCTCAAATCCCAGGACCTCGTCAATTGGGCCTATGTGGGGGATGCCCTGCCCAAGCCGCCGGATTGGGCGAAGCCTGGCGCTGGCATCTGGGCCCCCGAGATCGCCTGGTTCAACGACAAGTACTATCTGTATTTCACCGTGACCGACACCCAGGAGGGCGGGAGCGCCATCGGCGTCGCGACGAGCGACAGCCCGGCCGGGCCCTGGACGATCTCGAACAAGCCCGTCGTGGAGCCGCATGAGAACGTTTGCTGCGGCAACTCCAGGCGGCACGTGTACGACCCCGAGGTCCTCGTCACGCAGGGCGGTGCGCGGTACATCTACTACGGCAGCTATTACGGCGGCATCTCGGTGCGTGAGCTCTCGGAGGATGGCCTCACCTCGGACCCCTACACCCAGGTGGAGGTCGCCATCCCCAATCGTTACGAGGCGCCCAACGTCATCCAGCATGGGGAGTATTACTATCTCCTGGCCTCCGCCGCGGAGTGCTGCCGGGGCGCGCTCACCGGCTACAGCGTCTTCGCCGGACGCTCCAAGCAGCCCCATGGCCCCTTCGTGGATCGTGAAGGCGTGCGCCTCACCTACAACCGCGTGGGCGGCACCCCCGTGCTGGGGGCCAATGGCAACCGCTGGGTAGGGGTGGGCCACAACAGCGTCTTCACCGACACGGGCGGCCAGGATTGGATCGTCTATCACGGCATCGATCGGAACAACCCCTACGTGTCGAGCACGCCCGGTGGGGGAGAGCTCCTCAACAAGCGCCCGGTGCTCATGGACGCGCTGGACTGGGTGGACGGCTGGCCAGTGGCGCGCGGAGGCCAGGGGCCCTCGGATTCCGCGCAGCCCGCTCCCGCCGCCCAGGCCAACGAGAAGAGCCGCTACGAGGTGGTCCTGGCGAAGCAGGATCTGCCGGGCGCCGAGCTGACCGCCTTCTCGGACGAGTTCAACGGCTCCTCGTTGGAGCCAAAGTGGTCCTGGACGCGTCCTCCCCTGATGAGTGACTACGGCGTGGAGGCGGGCCAGTTCCGCTTCAACACCCGGAACAAGGACATCTATCAGGGCGACAATGCCGCCGCCGTGCTCTGGCAGCCCGCCCCCACGGGGAACTTCCTCGTGGAGACGAAGATGTCGCTGAACGTTCCGCCGGTGAGCTGCTGCCACAACTTCGTCCAGGCGGGTCTGCTGCTCCAGAAGGATGATGACAACTACGTACGGCTGACCCACGTCTCGTACTACGAGACCCGGCAGATTGCCTTCTCGAAGGAGGTGTCGCTGGAGCAGGTGCCGGCGGGGGCGCCGCTCTTTGGTGATACCTACGGGGGCCCCGCCGACGAGACCGTCTGGATGAGGATCGCCCGGCGAGTCCAGGGCAACGAGGAGCTCTACACCGCGTACTCGAGCCGGGATGGCACCACCTGGACCCGGACCGCGACGTGGACCCATGCCCTGGGCGCGGCGCCCCGGCTGGGCTTGCTGTCGATCGGTGGAGAAGGTTTCGTCGCCACCTTCGATTACGTGCGAGTCTATGAGCTGAAGGAGTAG
- a CDS encoding ABC transporter permease subunit → MNFVRKHITVLAGAFVYVLLYAVASLRYEGFFSLPVFINFLSNNAVLGIVAVGMTFVILSGGIDLSVGAVMSFSSVIIGVLVMDLHWNVYAAIAAALVCGTALGAVMGAIIHATGIKPFIVTLAGMFFVRGLAFLIHLESISISEPGHTAIALASVGALPVTAVLFLGFVLVGWYVAVLTPFGREVYALGGGEEAALLMGLPVRRTKIAVYAVSGFCASFAGAALTFYLSSGSHLEGVGMELDAIATVVIGGTLLAGGVGSVFGTFIGVLMLGLILTSITTYEGMMSSGLTRVAIGGLLLAFVLLQKVLTRRAGVGRAT, encoded by the coding sequence ATGAACTTCGTGCGCAAACACATCACCGTGCTGGCGGGCGCGTTCGTCTACGTGCTGCTCTACGCGGTGGCGTCCCTCCGCTACGAGGGGTTCTTCTCGCTCCCGGTCTTCATCAACTTCCTGTCCAACAACGCGGTGCTGGGTATCGTGGCGGTGGGCATGACGTTCGTCATCCTCTCGGGAGGAATTGATCTCTCCGTCGGGGCGGTGATGTCCTTTTCCAGCGTGATCATCGGCGTGCTGGTCATGGACCTGCACTGGAACGTGTACGCGGCCATCGCGGCGGCGCTCGTGTGTGGCACCGCGTTGGGCGCGGTGATGGGGGCCATCATCCACGCGACGGGAATCAAGCCGTTCATCGTCACGCTCGCGGGGATGTTCTTCGTCCGGGGGCTCGCCTTCCTCATCCACCTGGAGTCCATCTCCATCTCCGAGCCGGGCCACACCGCCATCGCCCTGGCCAGCGTGGGCGCGCTGCCGGTGACGGCGGTGCTGTTCCTGGGCTTCGTGCTGGTGGGGTGGTACGTGGCGGTGCTCACGCCCTTCGGCCGCGAGGTCTACGCGCTCGGGGGAGGGGAGGAGGCGGCGCTGCTCATGGGCCTGCCGGTGCGGCGCACGAAGATCGCCGTCTACGCCGTCAGTGGCTTCTGCGCGTCGTTCGCCGGGGCGGCGCTCACCTTCTACCTGTCGAGCGGCAGCCACCTGGAAGGCGTGGGCATGGAGCTCGATGCCATCGCCACGGTGGTGATTGGCGGCACGCTGCTGGCGGGCGGGGTGGGGTCGGTGTTCGGCACGTTCATCGGCGTGCTGATGCTGGGCCTCATCCTCACGTCCATCACCACGTATGAAGGCATGATGAGCTCGGGGCTGACCCGCGTGGCCATTGGCGGCCTGCTGCTCGCGTTCGTGCTGTTGCAGAAGGTGCTGACGCGGCGGGCGGGCGTGGGCCGCGCCACCTGA
- a CDS encoding family 43 glycosylhydrolase: MRSRGVSFSAALLSLSMSLALAVPGCTQDGPKPPPVTPPVEPQPPEEPPAPALPPLEVTNPVLSGDFADPSVIKVGEDYWASATSSEWAPQYPLLHSKDLLHWEQVGTVFTQQPSWSEANYWAPELAVDKGRYYVFYTAKKKGGPLCVAVATASQPQGPYTDHGPLVCEELGSIDGALIRDENDELFLVWKLDGNSRGLPTPLWAQRLDVSGNEPRLVGDKTQILLNDTPWEGQLIEGPYLIKRDGWFYLFYAGAGCCGRDCNYGVGVARSRKLLEGWEKNPLNPIMKNNESFKCPGHGSVVTDAKGRDYLLYHAYRATDSVYVGRQGMLDVIQWGADGWPTINSRRGPGGKVLTQFAPFSDEFTSQSLAFGWQWPNAFPPVPSLANGLLTLGVPTTDRADRPVGAILARATNTGNYSAEAVLDVTGITPEAQAGLAAVGDWDNWIGVVLNGDKVEVWRRYEGQQVAVASLETPATADGKLSLRMKAKAGHLFLFSVRGQDGSWVDVGGEQDGGISYRKDGPILLPPWDRGVRVGLTTGGAPGASARFDSLRITPE, translated from the coding sequence ATGCGCTCTCGCGGTGTCTCGTTTTCCGCGGCCCTGCTTTCCTTGTCCATGTCCCTGGCGCTCGCGGTGCCAGGCTGCACGCAGGATGGTCCCAAGCCGCCTCCGGTGACGCCGCCGGTGGAGCCCCAGCCCCCCGAAGAGCCGCCGGCCCCGGCCCTGCCGCCGCTCGAGGTGACCAACCCGGTGCTCTCGGGTGACTTCGCCGACCCGTCCGTCATCAAGGTGGGCGAGGACTATTGGGCCTCGGCGACGTCCTCGGAGTGGGCGCCCCAGTATCCGCTGCTGCACTCGAAGGATCTGCTGCATTGGGAGCAGGTGGGCACCGTCTTCACGCAGCAACCCTCCTGGTCCGAGGCCAACTACTGGGCGCCGGAGCTGGCGGTCGACAAGGGCCGCTACTACGTCTTCTACACGGCCAAGAAGAAGGGCGGCCCACTGTGCGTCGCCGTGGCCACCGCTTCCCAGCCCCAGGGGCCGTACACCGATCATGGTCCGCTCGTCTGCGAGGAGCTGGGCTCCATCGACGGCGCGCTCATCCGCGACGAGAACGATGAGCTGTTCCTCGTCTGGAAGCTGGACGGCAACAGCCGGGGTCTGCCCACTCCCCTCTGGGCGCAGCGCCTGGACGTGAGCGGAAACGAGCCCAGGCTCGTGGGAGACAAGACGCAGATCCTCCTCAACGACACGCCCTGGGAGGGTCAGCTCATCGAGGGGCCCTACCTCATCAAGCGCGATGGCTGGTTCTATCTGTTCTACGCTGGCGCCGGCTGCTGTGGCCGCGACTGCAATTACGGGGTGGGCGTGGCCCGCTCGCGCAAGCTGCTCGAGGGCTGGGAGAAGAACCCGCTCAACCCCATCATGAAGAACAACGAGTCCTTCAAGTGCCCGGGCCACGGCAGCGTGGTGACGGACGCGAAGGGACGCGACTATCTGCTGTACCACGCCTACCGCGCCACGGACTCGGTCTACGTCGGCCGCCAGGGCATGCTGGACGTCATCCAGTGGGGCGCGGATGGCTGGCCCACCATCAACTCGCGCCGGGGTCCGGGCGGCAAGGTGCTCACCCAGTTCGCGCCCTTCTCCGATGAGTTCACCTCCCAGTCGCTCGCCTTCGGCTGGCAGTGGCCCAACGCCTTCCCGCCCGTCCCGAGCCTCGCCAACGGTCTGCTGACCCTGGGCGTGCCCACCACGGACCGGGCGGACAGGCCCGTGGGCGCCATCCTCGCCCGCGCCACCAACACCGGAAACTACTCGGCCGAGGCCGTCCTGGACGTCACCGGCATCACCCCGGAAGCCCAGGCCGGACTCGCGGCGGTGGGCGATTGGGACAACTGGATCGGCGTCGTGCTCAACGGCGACAAGGTCGAGGTCTGGCGGCGTTATGAGGGCCAACAGGTGGCGGTCGCCTCTCTCGAAACGCCCGCCACGGCCGACGGCAAGCTCTCCCTGCGGATGAAGGCGAAGGCCGGGCACCTGTTCCTGTTCTCGGTGCGGGGCCAGGACGGGAGCTGGGTGGACGTGGGCGGCGAGCAGGATGGCGGCATCAGCTACCGCAAGGATGGACCCATCCTCCTGCCACCGTGGGATCGCGGCGTGCGCGTGGGCCTCACCACGGGCGGGGCCCCGGGCGCCTCCGCTCGCTTTGATTCGTTGCGCATCACGCCCGAATAA
- a CDS encoding sugar ABC transporter ATP-binding protein, with translation MSTEPILVARGVQKRFPGVHALAGVDLEVRAGEVHSLMGQNGAGKSTLIKILTGVYARDGGALTFEGRDFHPTSPGDAQKKGISTIYQELSLIPTLTVAENLFLGRAPRRWFGIDWRAMRRQAEEILATFDLHVDVTQPLGTLSAAVQQLVAIARAVQTRARVIIMDEPTSSLDSHETEVLLDTIVKLKQRGLGIIFVTHFLDQVYRVSDRITVLRNGTHVGTYEASQLSRLDLVSHMLGKVPEEVEPALHEHGPTQRPVVVEARALERRGVPAFDLTLHEGEVVGFAGLLGSGRTEAARLLFGADHARSGTLNGEPSKGPRHSIARGMAFLPEDRKAEGIFPELSVRENIAMVVQRKLGFTLSYAHQVQLAQEFVTKLGIKTPSVEQPIRLLSGGNQQKVILARWLAYEPRLLILDEPTRGIDVGAKGEIEKLIQQLSQKGLAVLFISAALEEVLRLSHRIAVFRDRKKVGELSRTTLPEVMKMIASEETDAR, from the coding sequence GTGAGTACTGAGCCCATCCTCGTCGCTCGCGGAGTCCAGAAACGTTTTCCCGGGGTCCACGCGCTGGCGGGCGTGGACCTCGAAGTTCGTGCGGGCGAAGTCCACTCCTTGATGGGCCAGAATGGCGCCGGCAAGTCCACGCTCATCAAGATTCTCACCGGTGTCTATGCGCGTGATGGAGGCGCCCTCACCTTCGAGGGACGTGACTTCCATCCCACCTCGCCAGGTGATGCCCAGAAGAAGGGCATCAGCACCATCTACCAGGAACTCAGCCTCATCCCGACCCTGACGGTGGCGGAGAACCTGTTCCTCGGCCGCGCCCCCCGGCGCTGGTTCGGCATCGACTGGCGGGCCATGCGCCGTCAGGCCGAGGAGATCCTCGCCACCTTCGATCTGCACGTCGACGTCACCCAGCCGCTGGGCACGTTGTCGGCCGCCGTGCAGCAGCTCGTGGCGATCGCCCGCGCCGTGCAGACGCGTGCCCGGGTGATCATCATGGACGAGCCGACCTCGAGTCTCGACAGCCACGAGACGGAGGTGCTGCTCGACACCATCGTGAAGCTGAAGCAGCGGGGACTCGGCATCATCTTCGTCACCCACTTCCTGGATCAGGTCTACCGGGTGAGTGATCGCATCACCGTGCTGCGCAACGGCACGCACGTCGGCACGTACGAGGCCAGCCAGCTCTCCCGTCTGGATCTGGTCTCCCACATGCTGGGCAAGGTGCCCGAGGAAGTGGAGCCCGCGCTGCACGAGCATGGGCCGACCCAGCGGCCGGTGGTCGTCGAGGCCCGGGCGCTGGAGCGCCGGGGCGTGCCCGCGTTCGATCTGACGTTGCACGAGGGGGAGGTGGTCGGCTTCGCGGGATTGTTGGGCTCTGGCCGCACGGAGGCCGCGCGGCTGTTGTTCGGCGCCGACCATGCCCGGAGCGGAACGCTCAATGGTGAGCCCTCGAAGGGTCCTCGCCACTCCATTGCCCGGGGAATGGCCTTCCTGCCCGAGGATCGCAAGGCGGAGGGCATCTTCCCGGAGTTGTCGGTGCGCGAGAACATCGCGATGGTGGTCCAGCGCAAGCTCGGCTTCACCTTGTCGTACGCGCACCAGGTGCAACTCGCCCAGGAGTTCGTGACGAAGCTGGGCATCAAGACGCCCTCGGTCGAGCAGCCCATCCGCCTGCTCAGCGGTGGCAATCAGCAGAAGGTCATTCTCGCCCGGTGGCTCGCGTACGAGCCGCGCCTGCTCATCCTCGACGAGCCGACGCGCGGCATCGACGTGGGCGCCAAGGGGGAGATCGAGAAGCTCATCCAGCAGCTTTCGCAGAAAGGACTCGCGGTGCTCTTCATCTCGGCGGCGCTGGAGGAAGTGCTCCGGCTGTCTCATCGCATCGCCGTGTTCCGGGATCGCAAGAAGGTGGGGGAGCTGTCGCGGACGACGCTGCCGGAAGTCATGAAGATGATCGCCAGCGAGGAGACCGATGCGCGCTAG
- a CDS encoding ABC transporter permease: MRARNFWPWVALAALLVFNLLFTPGFARLELRDGRLFGTLVDIFQNGAPVMLLSVGMTLVIALGGIDLSVGSVMALSGAVAALLMTEQAQSVPVAVLAALALALVVGAFNGALVAYGGIQPIIVTLVMLVMGRGLAQALTHDQKIRFEVPAFEFIGNGTVLGLPFPIFLVAALALLVGLMLTKTAAGLYLEAMGSNPRAARLCGLRVHVIRLVAHMTCSLCAGLAGLIAAADIKEADVANAGLYLELDAILAVVLGGTSLTGGRANLVGSLIGATFIQTLTTMLQMRGVITEHTLIIKAAVALSVCFMQTPAFERLARRFRSAEAA; the protein is encoded by the coding sequence ATGCGCGCTAGGAATTTCTGGCCCTGGGTGGCGCTCGCGGCGTTGCTCGTCTTCAACCTGCTGTTCACCCCGGGCTTCGCGCGGCTGGAGCTGCGGGACGGCCGGCTCTTCGGCACGCTCGTGGACATCTTCCAGAACGGTGCCCCCGTCATGCTCCTGTCCGTGGGGATGACGCTGGTCATCGCCCTGGGAGGAATCGATCTGTCGGTCGGCTCGGTGATGGCGCTGTCGGGCGCGGTCGCGGCGCTGCTGATGACGGAGCAGGCGCAGTCGGTGCCCGTGGCGGTGCTGGCGGCCCTGGCCCTGGCCCTGGTGGTGGGGGCCTTCAACGGGGCGCTCGTCGCCTATGGAGGCATCCAGCCCATCATCGTGACGCTGGTGATGTTGGTGATGGGGCGGGGGCTCGCGCAGGCGCTCACGCATGACCAGAAGATCCGCTTCGAGGTGCCGGCCTTCGAGTTCATCGGCAATGGGACGGTGCTGGGCCTGCCATTTCCCATCTTCCTCGTCGCGGCGCTGGCGCTGCTCGTGGGGCTGATGCTGACCAAGACCGCGGCGGGGCTCTACCTCGAGGCGATGGGGAGCAACCCGCGCGCCGCGCGGTTGTGTGGCCTGCGGGTGCATGTCATCCGGCTGGTGGCGCACATGACGTGTTCCTTGTGCGCGGGGCTCGCCGGGCTCATCGCCGCGGCGGACATCAAGGAAGCGGACGTGGCCAACGCCGGGCTCTATCTGGAGTTGGATGCCATCCTCGCCGTCGTGCTGGGCGGCACGAGCCTGACGGGAGGGCGGGCCAACCTGGTGGGCTCGCTCATCGGGGCCACCTTCATCCAGACGCTCACCACCATGCTCCAGATGCGCGGGGTCATCACCGAGCACACGCTCATCATCAAGGCCGCGGTGGCGCTCTCCGTGTGCTTCATGCAGACGCCCGCCTTCGAGCGGCTGGCGCGCCGCTTCCGGTCCGCGGAGGCCGCATGA
- a CDS encoding ABC transporter substrate-binding protein: protein MRWMIVAAMVALVGCKQQAAENKAPATGAEGAGAPVAKKLTVGFSQVGAESAWRTAETNSIRGEAEKRGVDLKFADAQGKQAQQIQALTSFIAQKVDAIVLAPVVETGWDVVLTRAKEANIPVILVDRGIKTSDESLYTTLIASDFVEEGRMAAEWLAKKTNGKANIYELQGTTGAAPAIDRKKGFEEVLQKYPDMKIVKSQSADFTRAKGKEVMEAFIKSDREQIQAVYAHNDDMALGAIQALDEAGMNPGKDVTLISVDGVKGAFEAMVAGKLNATVECNPLLGPLVFDTINKVRAGEKVEKFIKSNDQLFEQSTAAQVIGSREY from the coding sequence ATGAGATGGATGATCGTGGCGGCGATGGTCGCCCTGGTGGGTTGTAAGCAGCAGGCGGCGGAGAACAAGGCGCCGGCCACGGGCGCGGAGGGCGCGGGTGCCCCGGTGGCCAAGAAGCTGACCGTGGGCTTCTCCCAGGTGGGTGCCGAGAGCGCCTGGCGCACGGCGGAGACCAATTCGATCCGCGGCGAGGCGGAGAAGCGGGGCGTGGACCTCAAGTTCGCGGACGCCCAGGGCAAGCAGGCCCAGCAGATCCAGGCCCTCACGTCCTTCATCGCGCAGAAGGTGGACGCCATCGTGCTCGCCCCGGTGGTGGAGACGGGCTGGGATGTCGTGCTGACCCGGGCCAAGGAGGCCAACATCCCGGTCATCCTCGTGGACCGCGGCATCAAGACGAGCGACGAGAGCCTCTACACCACGCTCATCGCCAGCGACTTCGTGGAGGAGGGGCGCATGGCGGCCGAGTGGCTCGCCAAGAAGACCAACGGCAAGGCCAACATCTACGAGCTGCAGGGCACCACGGGCGCCGCCCCGGCGATCGATCGCAAGAAGGGCTTCGAGGAGGTCCTCCAGAAGTACCCGGACATGAAGATCGTCAAGAGCCAGAGCGCCGACTTCACCCGCGCCAAGGGCAAGGAGGTCATGGAGGCCTTCATCAAGTCCGACCGCGAGCAGATCCAGGCCGTCTACGCCCACAACGACGACATGGCCCTGGGCGCCATCCAGGCCCTGGACGAGGCGGGCATGAACCCGGGCAAGGACGTGACGCTCATCTCGGTGGATGGCGTGAAGGGCGCCTTCGAGGCCATGGTCGCCGGCAAGCTCAACGCCACGGTCGAGTGCAACCCGCTGCTCGGGCCTCTCGTCTTCGACACCATCAACAAGGTCCGGGCCGGAGAGAAGGTCGAGAAGTTCATCAAGAGCAACGACCAGCTCTTCGAGCAGAGCACCGCGGCACAGGTCATCGGCTCGCGTGAGTACTGA
- the galK gene encoding galactokinase, with translation MSPSFQELFGHRPEVVTHAPGRVNLIGEHTDYNGGFVLPMAIPQQTHVELRRRGDRRVRAFSTNKSAAGEILEYEIGQESTGKGWLDYVQGVTHVLQLAGFPLSGFELRITSEVPLGSGLSSSASLDVSLLRALREAFALPLDDVQLALLGQRVEVEFVGAPVGVMDPMAASIAGLNAALFLDTHTMRFERVPLPPGVDPVIINSGVAHNHSAGDYRVRRAECERAAAQLGVSLLRDLTEADLPRAMALPEPLGRRVRHIVTENARVLATVSALRKGDLPGLGQLFYASHDSQRLDYEVSVPEIDLLVDLAREDADVHGARLTGGGFGGSVVMLAREGTGAAVARRIAERYAARSGQRPTILLPQPSGT, from the coding sequence GTGAGCCCTTCTTTCCAGGAATTGTTCGGTCATCGGCCGGAGGTCGTCACACACGCCCCCGGCCGGGTGAATCTCATCGGCGAGCACACCGACTACAACGGCGGCTTCGTGTTGCCGATGGCCATCCCCCAGCAGACGCACGTGGAGCTGCGCCGGCGGGGGGATCGGCGTGTTCGCGCCTTCAGCACCAACAAGAGCGCCGCGGGGGAGATCCTCGAGTACGAGATCGGCCAGGAGTCCACGGGCAAGGGCTGGCTCGACTACGTCCAGGGCGTCACCCACGTGCTCCAGCTCGCGGGATTCCCCCTGTCTGGCTTCGAGCTGCGCATCACCTCCGAGGTGCCGCTGGGCAGCGGGTTGTCCTCCAGCGCGTCGCTCGACGTGAGCCTGCTGCGCGCGCTGCGCGAGGCGTTCGCGCTGCCGCTGGATGACGTGCAGCTCGCCCTGCTCGGCCAGCGCGTGGAGGTGGAATTCGTGGGCGCGCCGGTGGGCGTGATGGATCCCATGGCCGCCAGCATCGCGGGCCTCAATGCCGCGCTCTTCCTCGACACGCACACCATGCGCTTCGAGCGTGTTCCCCTCCCGCCCGGCGTGGACCCCGTCATCATCAACTCGGGCGTCGCGCACAACCACTCGGCGGGTGACTACCGCGTGCGCCGCGCGGAGTGCGAGCGCGCCGCGGCCCAGCTCGGCGTGTCCCTGTTGAGGGATCTGACCGAGGCGGATCTCCCCCGGGCCATGGCCCTGCCCGAGCCGCTGGGCCGGCGCGTGCGGCACATCGTGACGGAGAACGCCCGCGTGCTCGCCACCGTGTCGGCGCTGCGCAAGGGAGATCTCCCCGGCCTGGGCCAGCTCTTCTACGCCTCGCACGACTCCCAGCGCCTGGACTACGAGGTGTCCGTCCCGGAGATCGATCTGCTCGTGGACCTGGCCCGGGAGGACGCGGACGTGCACGGCGCGCGCCTGACGGGTGGAGGTTTCGGCGGCTCGGTGGTGATGCTGGCCCGCGAGGGCACCGGCGCCGCCGTGGCCCGGCGGATCGCCGAGCGCTACGCGGCCCGTTCCGGCCAGCGCCCGACGATCCTCCTGCCCCAGCCCTCCGGGACCTAA
- a CDS encoding carbohydrate porin, with amino-acid sequence MLCVIALAVSSTPANASLLYDRLEISMYGRMGAAWDPSSGRYIQGQRMNVTGSAIGGRLEEGDYLEPAIKLHLLAPSTDTSAPYVDFVITPSMYTQNGLFAGALSNNGDPLVIALFQAYMEAGNILLPNLRVWGGARFYRGTDVHIADIFYFNNLSGQGGGVMYGPLDLAIIMQSANSTSGQYNFDVNGDGRIGAGDIRRQRTVFVAQYVHKLEAGHSFHGLAELHLLPAAKVREANGTERGLNADMGWVLGAKAHFDLGNGSFNDMSIRYGSRAASGARGNAQTFFSFGQPNAQGVYDDSAGIQAVDHFLYNFGNVFSLNAYAILHWNQGLQNVSNVPADGTAVSSSMDFGVGARGEYYFTDHLHLIGEVHYNGVKQADTANGDLATALKLTIAPTFVPLGGRTMWARPHFRIFYTAAFYNEAAAIGLVSPYQQAVSDNGRPVKVGHYLGTRVEWWF; translated from the coding sequence ATGCTCTGCGTCATCGCCCTGGCGGTGAGTTCGACCCCGGCGAACGCGAGCCTCCTGTACGACCGCCTGGAAATCTCCATGTACGGCCGCATGGGCGCGGCCTGGGATCCCTCCTCGGGCCGCTACATCCAGGGACAGCGCATGAACGTGACGGGCAGCGCCATCGGCGGCCGTCTCGAAGAAGGCGACTATCTCGAGCCCGCCATCAAGCTGCACCTGCTCGCGCCGAGCACGGACACGAGCGCGCCGTACGTGGACTTCGTCATCACCCCGTCCATGTACACCCAGAACGGCTTGTTCGCCGGCGCGCTGAGCAACAACGGCGACCCGCTCGTGATCGCGCTCTTCCAGGCCTACATGGAGGCGGGCAACATCCTCCTGCCCAACCTGCGGGTGTGGGGCGGCGCCCGGTTCTACCGCGGCACGGACGTGCACATCGCGGATATCTTCTACTTCAACAACCTGTCGGGACAGGGCGGTGGCGTGATGTACGGCCCGTTGGATCTGGCCATCATCATGCAGAGCGCGAACTCCACCAGCGGCCAGTACAACTTCGACGTGAACGGCGACGGGCGCATTGGCGCGGGAGACATCCGGCGCCAGCGCACCGTGTTCGTCGCGCAGTACGTGCACAAGCTCGAGGCCGGTCACTCCTTCCATGGTCTGGCGGAGCTGCACCTGCTGCCCGCCGCCAAGGTGCGGGAGGCGAATGGCACCGAAAGGGGCCTCAACGCCGACATGGGCTGGGTGCTCGGCGCCAAGGCGCACTTCGACCTGGGCAACGGCTCCTTCAATGACATGTCCATCCGCTATGGCAGCCGTGCCGCCAGCGGCGCGCGCGGCAATGCGCAGACCTTCTTCTCGTTCGGCCAGCCCAACGCCCAGGGCGTCTATGACGACTCCGCGGGCATCCAGGCCGTGGATCACTTCCTCTACAACTTCGGCAACGTCTTCAGCCTCAACGCCTACGCCATCCTGCACTGGAACCAGGGTCTGCAGAACGTGTCCAACGTGCCCGCGGACGGCACCGCCGTGAGCAGCTCCATGGACTTCGGCGTGGGCGCCCGCGGCGAGTACTACTTCACCGACCACCTCCACCTCATCGGCGAGGTCCACTACAACGGCGTCAAGCAGGCCGATACCGCCAACGGCGACCTGGCCACGGCCCTGAAGCTGACCATCGCGCCCACCTTCGTTCCGCTCGGCGGCCGCACCATGTGGGCCCGCCCCCACTTCCGCATCTTCTACACGGCCGCCTTCTACAACGAGGCCGCGGCGATCGGCCTCGTCTCGCCCTATCAGCAGGCCGTGTCCGACAATGGCCGCCCGGTGAAGGTCGGCCACTACCTGGGCACGCGCGTGGAGTGGTGGTTCTAG